A genomic stretch from Styela clava chromosome 5, kaStyClav1.hap1.2, whole genome shotgun sequence includes:
- the LOC120344689 gene encoding cytoplasmic dynein 2 intermediate chain 2-like, whose product MFSDDYRPGITIKSSWKSHRKQRENGSQTSEVLTYEVDIQTVEPQDAECQTVPASEILEKSLALGNQNVNETTLVAFLSSVEPMISKQLIKNSTFNVFEEANWGSDFESSDTSMNCEYSLQETTVKNETKNDESTLEVTCLSWSSSGASIAVAYGSMKHMAWGQTRSYLCVWNLDRSRLDQFKCDQKLETESSLQAVAFHTTNPALIAAGLFSGVILLWDISKDEVVYSSESHDDPVTSVSWLQPQSRKYIDLLSASTDGKLITWKQKISQSEKPLTIAKKFQIKASSVRSTTGARGTGSVGITCCAIAVSVKDGIEYTVGDERTLIAGCENGAIVKCVIDENSYEDDPVKFSYKGHLGPVYSVDWSPFHRNVFLTCSTDQRCRFYHALHASPLCEVTPYSGSDQYLYSVKWSPVRALTLFSVGGSGFLTAYDANIQYVINSVESEGENGKKCRINCVEANQKRAQYVATGNVDGIVHVWQLGSKFASPDADENNKLKELAEKAMLDD is encoded by the exons ATGTTTTCTGATGATTATAGGCCAGGGATTACCATCAAATCGTCATGGAAAAGCCACAGAAAACAAAGAGAAAATGGATCTCAAACCAG TGAAGTTCTTACATATGAAGTAGACATCCAGACTGTGGAACCACAAGATGCAGAATGTCAAACTGTACCTGCAAGTGAAATTTTGGAGAAATCATTAGCACTTGGAAACCAAAATGTGAATGAAACTACTCTTGTAGCATTTCTGTCTTCTGTGGAACCTATGATTTCCAA gCAATTGATCAAAAATTCAACATTTAACGTTTTTGAAGAAGCAAATTGGGGTTCAGATTTTGAATCAAGCGATACTTCTATGAATTGTGAATATTCGTTACAAGAAACCACTGTGAAAAATGAAACTAAAAATG ATGAAAGCACATTGGAGGTTACTTGTTTATCATGGAGCAGCAGTGGTGCATCGATTGCTGTTGCATATGGGAGCATGAAACATATGGCATGGGGCCAGACAAG ATCATATCTCTGTGTTTGGAATCTTGACCGCTCAAGATTAGACCAATTCAAGTGTGACCAGAAGCTGGAGACAGAGAGCAGTTTACAAGCTGTCGCTTTCCATACTACAAATCCAGCTCTAATTGCAG CTGGATTGTTTTCTGGAGTTATTCTGTTATGGGATATATCGAAAGACGAAGTTGTTTACAGTTCCGAAAGCCATGATGACCCTGTGACATCAGTTTCATGGCTGCAACCACAATCACGCAA ATATATTGACTTGCTATCAGCAAGTACTGATGGGAAGTTAATCACATGGAAACAGAAAATAAGTCAAAGTGAAAAACCACTGACTATTGCCAAGAAGTTTCAGATTAAAGCAAGTAGTGTGAGAAG CACTACCGGTGCACGGGGAACTGGTTCTGTTGGTATTACTTGTTGTGCAATAGCAGTATCTGTGAAAGATGGAATCGAATATACAGTCGGAGATGAAAGAACGTTAATCGCAGGATGTGAGAACGGTGCAATCGTCAAATGTGTCATTGATGAAAATAGTTATGAAGATGATCCTGTAAAATTTTCATACAAA GGGCACCTTGGTCCAGTATATTCAGTAGATTGGTCACCATTTCACAGGAATGTATTCTTGACTTGTTCAACTGATCAGAGATGCAG ATTTTACCACGCTCTACATGCATCACCTTTATGTGAAGTGACTCCCTACTCAGGATCTGATCAATACTTATATTCTGTCAAATGGTCTCCTGTTCGTGCTTTGACATTGTTCTCTGTTGGAGGATCTGGTTTTCTTACGGCTTATGATgcaaatattcaatatgttatCAATTCTGTGGAAAGCGAAGG TGAAAATGGCAAGAAATGTCGCATCAACTGTGTTGAAGCAAACCAAAAACGAGCCCAATATGTTGCAACTGGTAACGTCGATGGTATTGTTCATGTCTGGCAGCTTGGTTCTAAATTCGCATCACCTGATGCAGATGAAAACAACAAACTAAAAGAATTGGCTGAGAAAGCAATGTTGGATGATTAA
- the LOC120345046 gene encoding sorting nexin-12-like codes for MATDDLNTKRLDAPRQDLSDAYSLPANFLEIEVLNPETHIGGGWPKSQYTDYEVKMKTNLPVFKVKDSTVRRRYSDFEWLRSELERDSKIVVPPLPGKALKRLLPFRSDEGLFEEDFIEDRRKKLESFINKVAGHPLAQNEICLHMFLQNETIDKNYVPGKVRNA; via the coding sequence ATGGCCACGGATGATTTAAACACGAAAAGGTTGGATGCCCCGCGTCAAGATCTTAGCGATGCTTACAGTCTACCTGCTAATTTTCTTGAAATAGAAGTGCTGAATCCGGAGACACATATAGGTGGCGGTTGGCCAAAGAGCCAATACACTGATTATGAAGTAAAAATGAAGACGAATTTACCGGTTTTCAAGGTTAAAGACTCGACAGTTCGTCGAAGATACAGTGATTTTGAGTGGTTACGTTCAGAATTAGAAAGAGATAGCAAAATTGTGGTGCCACCTCTTCCTGGAAAAGCCTTGAAACGACTTTTACCATTTAGAAGCGACGAAGGTTTGTTCGAAGAAGATTTTATTGAAGATCGAAGGAAGAAGTTGGAATCATTCATTAACAAAGTAGCAGGACATCCTTTGGCGCAAAATGAAATTTGCCTCCATATGTTTCTACAGAATGAAACCATTGATAAAAATTATGTGCCAGGGAAGGTACGAAATGCTTGA
- the LOC120344686 gene encoding sperm flagellar protein 2-like, with protein sequence MTEILCNWLNNDVKLSKKIDKSNIARDFSTGYLFGEIFNHFLLQDDFGSFSAGQSSNAKLNNFIQLEPTFNLLEIPFDANIAYDVMTQKYGVATRLLYQMFISLQRKEKNNLTGAAMQTMRPSAPVKLEMIESGLYKERLKTLIPRESDLTLHQVSSKFERKRNENEKRAIAQKYKQHMEYEAIKQEQRKMALEKSRLSRLQQTELLAKIQAATVHIPKPPPSKTLQAIKHRQEVRRKREAESTHFSIRSFEDNLKKLVAPAAAAQSGDAIDEEIVGGSGGFEYLDRIKTRLSEERSAREERAKRRRKVLVDQMKAHHAQEEAHRQEQIVQRLMRQSQMERRVAVQLMQVRSEKDNIRKNRIFREKQYEERRLKDFQDALDLEAKLAKLAREEYEENAAQEKELHNRNMARKRQERYKKHYDVCKNILSGIIDFSSKIIEYRDLTEKKVPEKLVREWKELFLEGQPIYEEQEDTRDAEVQARREEILNAQDFAEYKNMLGEWKPDEAADFQNPPASKILGHILHRMFNMVHPPEAPPPAPKFPDFPIQAAIVGKMFAGKSSILEQLERTHNIAHLSVDKLLSSAIEAFRAKELEPVSLDAVESVPATVNVEPPTPRTGENRGSLEVDENLKDSGVEKENKEKGLSERAKLGEKASKYLEVGEAVPDSVLVDVIANEIHNIPEGRGWILDGFPTNVQQAVLLEKAITGNDVSPVAAPIKKKLSKTSSLVSDPKPTPQAIIGTTALDVVLILDVSDEMVLKRALGRTYERKEDQMFHEEFSPAPLGSRTGIGNAEKVVSVEDKAFDKDQVQHRIMTFHDNWKKLEGFYSKLSMIQHVDGEQAKTLTYEDAEKALFQTLEKVKNKGKEEPPIEKDEIEEEPKEEPTPKAEPPEGSRASSPTSKTSKAPSPSGSRKGKSPKERGKSAEKGGKSRSRSGSRKGSAKSKKSRSRTPTPTPQPEEVQGPPPPKPGEPDWIYVDELLPMECARIAVPMWDNTESTFKNTCMHIFHQIRVEREGIIRYIYQSRSDFRQHLRRPDPKQAFVDAWQKDFNEIPDDIREDEETKAEMHQRLYDLRERLWDICDTKKEEAEAERAELMRDGWLEDHLGLLINQYLSLMQTEIDRFQSTNRLLKDYYTGMQKKIPNEDATSDVRLPLVELDVDEPVNPTPSNETMGSDGQPPQESHSETKKNKKGKEEEAEAVSGEGHIKIPLIQRGATFSLQADEGGKGKKGKGPDPGTDTQLGEGDLEEKTIVDGYNAAVNYLANLVQADIAAKEAEIEEERRLKEEEEKAKMAQNAPADKKGGGKKKSAKGKKGAKSKSPTPTPPTPVNEMSEEDKRKLEIASNMREEYIASLKEEENRIKCNLMLIRYRAILTLSELKEAMSTSYAEMLEWLGARYLAEMKSIEQLTDAGQHAIEGGIKLKYQVCLNQDEFVINLELRVARTPSPPPVPAPIEIPMPETFTVVQLTHLLHQFRKVSPTGTIANKSFTELLSDSALLTYGLDALPESWLTVTYTQLVELCNLISPECEYVDWRKFLLIVSKPWTVPTIENLLSAQSAFQSVDVAENGWITEDQYTQVKTWLCDAFQDEEANEMTYPRMKNLHQFFFLMFADWEQSPPRLDYVNMLMYFAMDLDAVQGYMRALSVASNQLFPKVYKTVNPPSASSKTAETEDGVSENLPVSNICVTAEAVPKPLISVQAWWLVMHHGSSRLSDSHRFSITDDPDDKFSLQRLQSVYTSLDAENFAPQTLQLLLQHPLIQDAILSTNRYRLPDISSIFDKSSVQIVDGEDAQSVQASIG encoded by the exons atgacTGAAATATTATGCAACTGGTTGAATAATGATGTGAAACTTTCAAAAAAGATTGACAAAAGCAACATCGCTCGGGACTTCTCGACTGGGTATTTGTTTGGTGAAATCTTCAATCATTTTCTTCTTCAAGATGATTTTGGATCATTTTCTGCGGGGCAGTCATCGAACGCAAAGCTTAATAACTTCATACAGCTGGAACCAACGTTTAACTTGTTGGAAATCCCATTCGATGCCAATATTGCTTATGATGTTATGACACAAAAGTATGGGGTCGCTACAAGACTTCTTTATCAAATGTTTATTAGTTTGCaaagaaaagagaaaaataatCTAACTGGTGCTGCGATGCAAACAATGCGACCATCAGCTCCTGTTAAATTAGAAATGATTGAAAGTGGATTATATAAAGAACGACTCAAAACACTTATTCCGAGAGAAAGTGATTTGACTTTGCATCAAGTATCATCTAAATTCGAACGgaaaagaaatgaaaatgagAAGAGAGCAATTGCCCAAAAATATAAGCAACACATGGAGTATGAAGCTATTAAACAAGAGCAACGTAAAATGGCTTTGGAAAAATCACGACTATCTCGATTGCAACAAACTGAGCTGTTAGCAAAAATACAAGCAGCTACAGTTCATATTCCTAAGCCACCTCCTTCCAAAACACTACAAGCAATAAAACACCGACAAGAAGTAAGAAGAAAAAGAGAAGCTGAGTCAACACACTTTTCTATCAGAAGCTTTGAAGACAACCTAAAAAAGTTGGTTGCTCCTGCTGCAGCAGCGCAATCTGGTGATGCAATTGATGAAGAGATTGTAGGAGGATCTGGTGGATTCGAATATCTTGATAGAATCAAGACTCGGCTTTCTGAAGAACGTTCGGCAAGAGAAGAACGTGcaaaacggcgacgaaaagttCTTGTGGATCAAATGAAAGCCCATCATGCACAAGAGGAAGCGCATAGGCAGGAGCAAATTGTTCAAAGGCTCATGCGCCAGTCACAAATGGAACGACGTGTTGCTGTGCAGTTAATGCAAGTACGTTCAGAGAAAGATAACATCAGGAAAAATCGTATTTTCCGAGAAAAGCAATATGAGGAAAGAAGATTAAAAGATTTTCAAGATGCTTTAGATTTGGAGGCAAAACTGGCCAAACTTGCTAGAGAGGAATATGAGGAAAATGCTGCACAAGAGAAAGAATTGCATAATAGAAACATGGCAAGGAAAAGACAAGAGCGTTATAAAAAACATTATGATGTCTGTAAGAACATTTTGTCTGGTATAATTGATTTTTCAAGTAAAATCATAGAGTATCGAGACCTAACAGAGAAGAAAGTCCCGGAAAAGTTGGTTAGAGAATGGAAAGAGCTTTTTCTTGAAGGACAACCAATATATGAAGAACAAGAAGATACTAGAGATGCTGAAGTTCAAGCCAGGAGAGAGGAAATTCTCAATGCACAAGATTTTGCTGAGTATAAAAACATGCTTGGAGAGTGGAAACCTGATGAGGCAGCAGATTTTCAAAATCCTCCAGCAAGTAAAATTCTTGGTCACATTCTACATCGAATGTTTAATATGGTCCATCCACCAGAGGCTCCTCCTCCAGCACCAAAGTTCCCTGACTTTCCCATTCAAGCTGCGATTGTGGGAAAAATGTTTGCTGGAAAATCAAGTATTTTGGAGCAACTTGAAAGAACTCATAACATTGCTCATCTCAGTGTTGACAAGCTGTTGTCTTCTGCAATTGAAGCTTTCCGAGCAAAAGAGCTTGAACCTGTTTCTTTGGATGCAGTGGAATCAGTACCAGCTACTGTTAATGTTGAACCACCAACCCCGCGTACTGGAGAAAATCGTGGAAGTCTTGAAGtggatgaaaatttgaaagattcaGGAGTGGAGAAAGAAAACAAAGAGAAAGGATTAAGTGAAAGGGCAAAGCTGGGTGAAAAAGCTTCAAAATATTTAGAAGTTGGAGAAGCAGTTCCAGATTCCGTATTAGTGGATGTAATAGCAAATGAAATTCATAATATTCCTGAAGGAAGAGGTTGGATCTTAGATGGTTTTCCAACCAATGTTCAGCAAGCTGTTCTTCTGGAAAAAGCCATTACTGGAAATGATGTTTCACCTGTAGCTGCCCCAATCAAAAAGAAGTTGTCAAAAACATCCAGTTTAGTATCAGACCCAAAACCTACACCACAGGCCATTATCGGCACAACTGCTTTAGATGTTGTCCTGATATTAGATGTAAGTGATGAAATGGTACTGAAAAGAGCACTTGGTCGCACTTATGAAAGAAAGGAAGATCAAATGTTCCATGAAGAATTTTCTCCTGCACCTTTAGGTTCCAGAACTGGAATAGGAAATGCCGAAAAAGTTGTTTCGGTGGAAGATAAAGCATTTGACAAAGATCAAGTTCAACATCGGATAATGACATTCCATGATAACTGGAAAAAATTAGAAGGATTTTATTCAAAGTTATCGATGATACAACATGTTGATGGAGAACAAGCCAAAACATTGACATATGAAGATGCAGAAAAGGCTCTGTTTCAGACCctagaaaaagtaaaaaataaggGTAAAGAAGAACCTCCTATTGAAAAAGACGAAATAGAAGAAGAGCCAAAAGAGGAACCTACTCCAAAAGCAGAACCACCTGAAGGTTCTCGGGCTTCATCTCCAACAAGTAAAACATCAAAAGCACCTAGTCCATCTGGATCAAGAAAAGGTAAATCTCCAAAAGAGAGAGGTAAAAGTGCAGAGAAAGGTGGCAAGTCAAGAAGTAGATCGGGATCTCGTAAAGGATCTGCTAAGAGCAAGAAGTCAAGATCTAGAACACCAACTCCTACTCCTCAGCCTGAAGAGGTGCAAGGACCACCACCACCAAAACCAGGAGAACCAGACTGGATTTATGTGGACGAGCTTTTACCAATGGAATGTGCACGGATCGCAGTACCTATGTGGGATAATACCGAGTCGACTTTCAAAAATACATGCATGCATATTTTCCATCAGATTAGAGTTGAAAGAGAAGGTATTATTCGTTATATATATCAGTCAAGAAGTGATTTCAGACAGCATTTACGCCGTCCTGATCCGAAGCAGGCATTTGTAGATGCATGGCAAAAAGACTTCAACGAGATCCCTGATGATATTCGTGAAGACGAAGAGACAAAGGCAGAAATGCATCAACGACTTTATGATTTACGTGAGAGACTCTGGGATATCTGTGACACCAAAAAGGAGGAAGCAGAGGCTGAAAGAGCAGAATTAATGAGGGATGGGTGGTTGGAAGATCATTTGGGTCTCCTTATCAACCAATACTTATCTTTGATGCAAACTGAAATTGATCGCTTCCAGTCCACAAATAGATTGTTGAAAGATTATTACACAGGAATGCAGAAAAAAATCCCCAATGAAGATGCAACAAGTGATGTAAGACTTCCATTAGTAGAACTTGATGTAGACGAGCCTGTAAACCCAACACCTAGCAATGAGACAATGGGAAGTGATGGACAACCTCCACAAGAATCTCATTCAGAGACTAAAAAGAATAAGAAAGGGAAAGAAGAAGAAGCTGAAGCAGTAAGTGGTGAAGGCCACATAAAGATACCACTGATTCAAAGAGGTGCAACTTTTAGTCTTCAGGCGGATGAAGGAGGCAAAGGAAAGAAAGGAAAAGGCCCAGATCCTGGAACCGATACTCAATTGGGAGAAGGAGATTTAGAAGAAAAAACTATTGTAGATGGCTACAATGCTGCAGTTAACTACTTGGCGAATCTGGTTCAAGCTGATATTGCGGCAAAAGAAGCCGAAATAGAAGAAGAGCGCAGACTCAAAGAAGAGGAAGAGAAGGCAAAAATGGCTCAAAATGCTCCTGCTGACAAAAAAGGTGGTGGCAAGAAAAAAAGTGCAAAGGGCAAGAAGGGGGCTAAAAGCAAATCACCTACTCCAACACCGCCTACACCTGTCAATGAAATGAGTGAAGAAGACAAAAGGAAACTAGAGATTGCTTCTAATATGAGAGAAGAATATATTGCGTCCTtgaaagaagaagaaaataggattaaatgtaatttgatGTTGATCAGATACAGAGCTATTTTAACTCTTTCTGAACTCAAGGAAGCAATGTCAACTTCTTATGCTGAAATGTTGGAATGGCTTGGTGCTAGATATCTCGCGGAAATGAAATCTATAGAGCAGCTTACAGATGCCGGACAGCATGCAATTGAAGGTGGAATCAAGCTGAAATATCAAGTCTGTCTCAACCAGGATGAATTTGTCATTAATTTGGAATTGAGGGTTGCCAGAACACCAAGTCCACCTCCTGTTCCCGCACCTATTGAGATACCAATGCCAGAGACATTTACAGTTGTACAATTAACTCATTTGTTGCATCAATTCCGCAAGGTATCTCCTACTGGCACTATTGCCAACAAATCTTTCACTGAATTGTTATCAGATTCTGCACTTTTAACATATGGATTGGATGCGCTCCCAGAGTCTTGGCTCACTGTTACGTATACTCAACTGGTAGAATTGTGTAATTTAATTTCACCAGAGTGCGAGTATGTAGATTGGAGGAAATTTTTACTTATTGTGTCAAAACCCTGGACTGTACCAACCATTGAAAACCTATTATCAGCTCAATCTGCATTTCAGAGTGTTGATGTAGCAGAAAATGGCTGGATAACAGAGGATCAATACACGCAAGTAAAAACATGGTTGTGCGACGCTTTTCAAGATGAGGAAGCAAATGAGATGACCTATCCTAGAATGAAAAACCTTCATCAGTTTTTCTTTCTCATGTTCGCAGATTGGGAGCAAAGTCCTCCACGACTTGACTATGTGAACATGTTGATGTACTTTGCAATGGATCTTGATGCTGTACAAGGATATATGCGTGCGCTTAGCGTTGCATCGAATCAACTCTTCCCTAAAGTGTATAAGACGGTGAATCCACCATCTGCTTCATCGAAAACTGCAGAAACAGAAGACGGCGTTTCTGAAAATCTTCCTGTGAGCAACATCTGTGTCACAGCAGAAGCAGTTCCAAAGCCGCTTATTTCCGTTCAAGCATGGTGGCTAGTGATGCATCACGGATCTTCCAG gttatcagATTCTCATCGTTTTTCAATCACCGATGATCCGGATGATAAGTTTTCCTTGCAACGACTACAATCAGTATACACATCTCTTGATGCAGAGAATTTTGCTCCACAGACGCTCCAACTTCTTCTACAGCATCCTTTGATACAGGACGCTATCCTGTCAACAAATAGATACAGACTACCAGATATTAGCTCTATATTTGATAAAAGTTCGGTACAAATCGTTGATGGTGAAGATGCTCAATCTGTTCAAGCTAGTATTGGATAA
- the LOC120344690 gene encoding protein SET-like, whose amino-acid sequence MSAKTQAKKAKIEGENGKGDLEPEDKKIQDAIEKIDEVQNEVDRLNEQSSEEILQVEKKYNKLKWPHYLKRSELITSIPNFWVTTFVNHPQISALLNEEDEDALHYLTKVEVQECNEIKTGYTISFHFSDNPYFDNDVITKEFRLSESGEPSSSSTTINWKEGKNLTEKIGENSAKGKRKHEELESFFSWFSDSGDCGADELGEVIKDDIWPNPLHYYLAPEGVDEDDDDDDDGLDDIEEEEEEEEGFEEEDEEGEEGEGDEEEED is encoded by the exons atGTCTGCAAAAACTCAAGCGAAGAAAGCCAAAATTGAAGGCGAGAACGGAAAAGGCGACCTTGAACCAG AAGACAAGAAAATACAAGATGCTATAGAAAAAATAGATGAAGTGCAAAATGAAGTAGACCGATTAAATGAACAATCAAGCGAGGAAATTTtacaagttgaaaaaaaatacaacaaactAAA GTGGCCACATTATTTGAAGAGGTCAGAACTTATTACTTCCATCCCCAACTTCTGGGTCACAACATTTGTCAACCATCCACAAATATCAGCACTGCTGAATGAAGAAGATGAAGATGCTCTTCATTATCTGACAAAGGTCGAAGTTCAAGAGTGCAACGAAATCAAGACCGGATACACAATCAGTTTT CATTTTTCTGATAATccatattttgataatgatgtCATAACAAAAGAATTCAGACTCAGTGAATCAGGTGAACCATCGTCAAGTTCAACAACAATTAATTGGAAAGAAGGAAAA AATTTAACAGAAAAAATTGGTGAAAACTCAGCTAAAGGAAAGAGGAAACACGAAGAATTAGAAAGTTTTTTTAG ttGGTTCAGTGATTCTGGAGACTGCGGTGCTGATGAGTTGGGTGAAGTCATAAAAGATGATATTTGGCCGAATCCACTTCATTATTATCTTGCGCCAGAAG GTGTTGATGAAGATGATGACGACGACGATGATGGTTTAGATGATATTGAGGAGGAGGAAGAAGAAGAGGAAGGATTCGAGGAGGAGGATGAGGAAGGAGAGGAGGGAGAAGGTGATGAGGAA GAGGAAGACTGA